In Gimesia panareensis, the genomic window TTTACCCTTAGCCTTTTTCACCTTTTTATCCAATGTGATCAACTTCCCGAGTGCAGCACTTGAGAGGTATTCCACATTCGAAAAGTCAAGAATGATCTTCTTGCGTCCATCTTCATCAACAAGCCCAAATAACTGGGTTCCGATGATCTGGATATTTCCTTCATCCAGAATTTTCTTGTCAATAAATTTTGCAATGGTGACATCGGAAACTTCTTCGATATCAACACGACGGTGACCAGCTGCCATAATTCCAGCCCACCCTCTTCTAAAAAGACAAAATCCGACGTAGGCACATGTATTCCCTCTGAATACATTATCGTAGATAGGAGTTAACCGACGACTGCCTGGCCCGATCGGAATCGATCAAAATAAACGAATTGAATAAAGTAACAAATTATATCTGTTTCATCTGAAAAAGGAATTATCTAAACAGATATTCCCATTAGACTAACATCAATTTGGCTGAGGAACACAAATCCCCGGTTATGCATGATCATCACGCTTTCTATCCTTGGTGTCAAGCATATTCACAAGATTGTTTAGTGGAATCTCAGGGTCTAAGTACCATATTCAGCAGACTTTGTGTAATCTCACGCTGTCACTCTGGATAATTTCCCTGTGATTTACAGCAAAGCAGTTTGAAATCAGTCTACTTTCCCTCATATCCCCTCGCATTCCGATCCGCTGTGTTAAGGAATTGAAACAGACACCCCGTCCTCTGTTTCAACTTACAAACATTGTACGATCCACATCGTCTGGCCTCCTCTTCTGTTGAGGCCCGTTCGGGCAAACAGATTCCCTGTATCCGTCTCATGCAGACTCTGACAGGCAACTTTAACTGTCATAATCCTGTCAGCTTGGCTGGTTTGCTGTGCTTTCTGCGCAAATCAATTCATACGAGCGCAATCTATCCCGCCGAGGGCGCATTGTTTGCCCTGTTAACTGGTTTTCTCCGCAGATTTGCACCTGCTGATTTCTGACTCTCTCACCAGGAGAAAATCATGATTCGTCGATCCATGTCGCTTTTTAACCTGCTCTTTTTCAGCCTGTTGTGCGCGTCCCCGCTACTGGCCGGTGTCGAAGTCGAACTGAATACGGGTGAATTACGGACAGCCAACTGGATTCAGTGGGGACCTGGCGACACATTGATTCTGGAGAACGGGGATCAACGGCATTCTGTGCTGGAACGCATCTCGCTGTATTCCATCAAACGACTGTCAATCGACGACAGCGACTATGACCAGCAGACGATCTTGCTGGCTGCAGCTCAAAAATCACAAATTCAGCCAGCTCGATTCGTAGCGACGCAACCACCGTTGCCTCCGCTCCCGGACGGCAGTCAAACTCGCTCCCCGGCACCTTCGTACTACGCTCCTTTCGATTCACAGTGCAGCTCCGGTTGCAGTCGTGGCGTGATCCTGGGAGTTCACGAAGATCCGTTGAATGCTTATCAACCATTATTGCAGCAATACTTTCCCAATGGGGTTCCGACTCTGGAACGGGGCCACGTCTTAGGATTGATGCGGGCTGCGACGGCCCAACAGGCACTGGGTTACGCGCCCCTGCCAGGCGGGCTGCCCCCTGCACAAACCCCCCTCCCTGGACCTCCTCCTGCTCCGTTTCCCGGACCAGCTCCCATCTCGGGTCAACTGACTCGAATTTCGGTGGAAGCAGCACCACTCAACACACGTGGGAGAGCAGACTTCAACGCGCTGGCCATTCGCGTGAAGGGCTTTGACCAGGCGGGAAACCCGGCACGACTGACCGGTAAAGTTCAAATCCATCTCTACGGGGAACGTCAGCTGTTACTCCACGCCTGGGATCAACAGTTTGCAGCGAAACCCATTCAGACCATCTCCCTGGCCGAATGGACCCGCAACTGTGCCACCACACCTGGAACACAGACACCGCAGGCGGGTAATCAGTTTGGAGCCGGTCAGCCTTTTGACCAGACCTGGATCGTCAGGCTGCCTCCCCGGACTCCGGAACAGAACCCGAACGTCTATGCCCTGGGTGCGGTCCAGACCACACTCGTTTCACCGGGAAATGGTACATTCACCGCTTCCGTCCCCGCGGTTCCTCTGAAGCACGTCTCAACGGTCCGCGATATTTCTCTGTCGAATACAGGAACACGCTTCTTCCCCACAGAAACGACCTCTGAAGGGATTTATCGCCCCACAAGGATCAACTACAACGCTCCTTCAAGGCCAGACAGCCACACACTCTCCGTCCAGCCGTAAGGTCAGACATTTGGCTGAACCTCCCGCTTTGATGAACTCATCGAGGGGAGTGCTGTGCGGAGTATATCCTCGTTCCAGCAGCGCCTGTTCCAGTTCGGGGCAACCTGTATTCAGGGCGACCGATTTCCCAATCACCACGGCATTACAGGCAAAACGTTGTGCTTCCGCATCCACGACTGGAATCAGATGCGGAATATGTTCCTGAAGTGCCTGCTGGGCATAGCTGTCAAAGGCAGGCGGGTAATAGATCGCCTCCGTCTCGCTTAAAGGACAGAAGCAGGTATCGAGGTGGTAGTAAAACTCATCGATCAGCTGCAGGGGGATGACGCGGCAGTTCATCTCAGCAGCCACCCACTGCATCGCCTTCACGTCACTGCGGATCAGATAGCCGGCAAACAGGGTATCACCACAGAACAGGGCATCCCCCGCCCCCTCGAAAAAATAATCCTCGGGCATCTCGATCGTTTCCAAACCAGCCTGTTGAAACCAGTCCCGATCGACGGCGGTTTCTCCCTGCCGGGCCTCATGACGAAACAGGGACAGAAATACACGATCTTTCCAGATGAGTCCTGCATTGGCGGTAAAGACCAGATCAGGAAGCCCTTTGACAGGCGTCAGCAGTTCAATCCGGGCTCCCAGCTTCTGCAGCAGGGCATATAAAGACTCCCATTGCTGACGCGCGACTTCAAGATCGCTCTGCTGGCTGCGACTCATCCAGGGATTAATTTCATATTCAATCCCATAATAATCAGGGGGACACATCAGGATAGTGGGGCTGTCATATTTCAAGTGAGTCTCTTTCTGTTTTCAGATTGGCCAAAGCATCCTGCAAAAAGCCGCTATTGAATTATAGCACAATCCACCACCCTCTGTTTGAAGAAATCCAACCGTCCCAAGACTGACAGTTCTACTTCCTGTTAATTGACGACTTGAGTGTCCATCCAATACATTCAATGGTCTGACAACACGCCTTTCCTTCATAATCCGGGATTCATCAAGATGACAGATTCTGCCCCCTATCCGCTGACCTGGGAACTGGACTCGCTCTATCCTCACCCTGCGCAACCCGAGTTTGCTGACTGCCTGCAACAGATGAAGGACTCACTGGAAGATCTTGTCCAGCGCGTCGCGCTGCTCGCGGACGCTGCGAATCCGGCACAGGATGCCGCGCAGTGGGGTGATTTTCTGACTGACTACCAGGCTGCGGTCGCCGAACTGTCCGGACTGTTCGCCTTCCTGGAGTGTTATTGTGCCGAAGATGCGCATAACAAGCAGTACCAGGTACTGATGGGACGACTGGCCAGTATTCGTCCCTTAAGAGAAAACATCGAGACCCAGCTGCAGTTAACGCTCCGTGAACTCTCCACTGAAACCATTCAACAGTTCTGTGAGCAGGATGAGCGTCTGCAGGAGATTCAATTCTTCCTGGATGACTGCAAACGGAACGCCACGTTAAGGCTCCCCAAAGAACAGGAGATCCTGGCATCCGAACTGGCTGTCGACGGACTGCACGCCTGGGGCCGGCTCTACGATCGGCTTTCCGGCGATCTGAAAATCCAGCTTATGGAGAAGGGAGAACTGGTAGAACGGTCTCCCGGTCAGGTGCAGTTCGATTCTCCCCAGCGGGCCATTCGGGAGAATAATTTCTACGCATCCAACAAAGCCTGGGAAACCATCGCCGACTCTTGTGCCGATGCCTTGAATCACCTCTCGGGAACACGGCTGACGCTCTACAGCCGCCTGCCGGTTACCGATCACCTGGATGCCCCCTTAATCTACAACCGCATGCAGCGGAGTACGCTGGAGACCATGTGGTCTGTGATTTCCGAACGAAAGCAGAAGCTGGTCCGCTTTCTGGAAAAGAAAGCAGAGCTATTGGGATTATCCCGACTTTGCTGGTATGACCTCAACGCACCTTTACCGCTGGCGGGGGGTGAATCGGCTGAATTGACCTATGACCGTGCGTGTGAGCTGACCGTCAATTCCTTCGCGGAGTTCAGCCCCGATCTGCGAGACTTCGCCGAGCGGGCACTGCGCGAACGCTGGATTGAAGCGGAAAATCGTGCCGGCAAACGACAGGGTGGCTTCTGCACCACTTTTCCGGTACAGAAACAGTCCCGCATTTTCATGACGTTTACCAACTCAGCCGACAGCATGTCGACACTGGCCCACGAACTGGGGCACGCCTATCATTCGTATGTGCTCAAAGACGAGCCGTTTGTCTTAGGCGATTATCCAATGAACCTGGCCGAGACCGCTTCGACGTTTGCTGAAGCGGTGCTGGGCGAACAGCGATTGAAAGCCGCCCGGACCCGCGAAGAAGAACTGCAAATCCTCGATGGGATGCTGGGGGACTCCGTCGCCTTCATGATGAATATCCACACCCGTTTTCTGTTCGAAGACCGGTTTCACCAGGAACGTCAGTCGGGCGAACTCACACCGGAACGGTATTCGGAACTGATGCTTGAAGCACAAAAGGAAGCTTACATGGGTGCCCTGGACGATTCCGGCTGGAATCCCTGCTTCTGGATCTCGAAACTGCATTTCTACATCAGCGAATTGCCGTTCTACAATTTCCCCTACACGTTTGGTTATCTGCTCTCGCTGGGAATTTACGCCCTGGCTGACAGCTTTCAGGATCAGACCGAATTTGCAGATAAATACCGTGAACTCCTGATCGCCACCG contains:
- a CDS encoding dimethylarginine dimethylaminohydrolase family protein, with amino-acid sequence MKYDSPTILMCPPDYYGIEYEINPWMSRSQQSDLEVARQQWESLYALLQKLGARIELLTPVKGLPDLVFTANAGLIWKDRVFLSLFRHEARQGETAVDRDWFQQAGLETIEMPEDYFFEGAGDALFCGDTLFAGYLIRSDVKAMQWVAAEMNCRVIPLQLIDEFYYHLDTCFCPLSETEAIYYPPAFDSYAQQALQEHIPHLIPVVDAEAQRFACNAVVIGKSVALNTGCPELEQALLERGYTPHSTPLDEFIKAGGSAKCLTLRLDGECVAVWP
- a CDS encoding STAS domain-containing protein, coding for MAAGHRRVDIEEVSDVTIAKFIDKKILDEGNIQIIGTQLFGLVDEDGRKKIILDFSNVEYLSSAALGKLITLDKKVKKAKGKLKLCSIRPDIYEVFAITRLNQLFDIAETQEAALEGF
- a CDS encoding M3 family oligoendopeptidase, with amino-acid sequence MTDSAPYPLTWELDSLYPHPAQPEFADCLQQMKDSLEDLVQRVALLADAANPAQDAAQWGDFLTDYQAAVAELSGLFAFLECYCAEDAHNKQYQVLMGRLASIRPLRENIETQLQLTLRELSTETIQQFCEQDERLQEIQFFLDDCKRNATLRLPKEQEILASELAVDGLHAWGRLYDRLSGDLKIQLMEKGELVERSPGQVQFDSPQRAIRENNFYASNKAWETIADSCADALNHLSGTRLTLYSRLPVTDHLDAPLIYNRMQRSTLETMWSVISERKQKLVRFLEKKAELLGLSRLCWYDLNAPLPLAGGESAELTYDRACELTVNSFAEFSPDLRDFAERALRERWIEAENRAGKRQGGFCTTFPVQKQSRIFMTFTNSADSMSTLAHELGHAYHSYVLKDEPFVLGDYPMNLAETASTFAEAVLGEQRLKAARTREEELQILDGMLGDSVAFMMNIHTRFLFEDRFHQERQSGELTPERYSELMLEAQKEAYMGALDDSGWNPCFWISKLHFYISELPFYNFPYTFGYLLSLGIYALADSFQDQTEFADKYRELLIATGCQLTEDAVAGTFGYDLSQGEFWNKSIDIIDRRVDRFLELAD